A single region of the Leptolyngbyaceae cyanobacterium genome encodes:
- a CDS encoding sucrose-phosphate phosphatase — protein sequence MTQFLFVTDLDNTLVGDDRALEKLNNLLSQHRQEHGTKIVYATGRSPQLYQQLVAEKNLLSPDALIAAVGTEIYYQDSSNPDPTWSGQLSVGWNREEAESIGANFSDLVPQPSSEQRPFKVSYFLAETAAPEVIPRLESLLQERGIDARLIYSGGKDLDILPRNGNKGLAVQFLRQHWEIDPQQTVVCGDSGNDIALFNVGEPKGIIVGNAQPELRNWYEANLADYRYLARANCAGGILEGLHHFGFLT from the coding sequence ATGACACAGTTCTTGTTTGTAACAGATTTAGATAATACTTTAGTAGGTGACGATCGAGCTTTGGAAAAACTCAATAACCTATTAAGCCAACATCGCCAAGAACACGGAACGAAAATAGTTTACGCGACAGGACGTTCTCCTCAACTCTACCAACAACTTGTCGCGGAAAAAAATCTTTTATCACCGGATGCTTTAATTGCCGCAGTGGGTACGGAAATTTACTATCAGGATAGCAGTAATCCAGACCCCACTTGGTCTGGTCAACTTTCGGTAGGCTGGAACCGGGAAGAAGCAGAATCTATCGGCGCTAACTTTAGCGACCTCGTACCTCAACCATCATCAGAACAGCGCCCTTTTAAAGTTAGCTATTTTTTAGCAGAAACAGCAGCCCCAGAAGTGATACCTCGTTTGGAATCATTATTACAAGAACGCGGTATCGATGCTCGGTTAATTTATAGCGGTGGTAAAGATTTAGATATTTTGCCTCGTAATGGTAATAAAGGTTTGGCAGTACAATTTCTGCGCCAACATTGGGAAATAGACCCCCAACAAACAGTGGTATGCGGTGATTCTGGTAATGATATTGCTTTATTTAATGTAGGAGAACCAAAAGGTATTATTGTAGGAAATGCTCAACCAGAACTCCGTAATTGGTATGAAGCAAATTTAGCTGATTATCGGTATTTAGCACGGGCAAATTGTGCTGGAGGAATTTTGGAAGGCTTACATCATTTTGGCTTTCTAACATGA
- the ruvA gene encoding Holliday junction branch migration protein RuvA — protein sequence MINFLKGTVVGFHKTSSDRMTLVFEVNQIGYEMQVPPRLAEQLKPQAEIVQIFTHLQVREDQMSLYGFASAAERDLFRQLVSVNGIGAALAIALLDTLGLPDLVQAIVTGNIRALAKTRGVGNKTAERIALELKTKLAEWRHSAGVATARSVGPSPEIVEDVEMTLLALGYTNSEVMKALEAISQDGLVAKSKEAEEWIRAAIAWLSQ from the coding sequence ATGATTAATTTTTTGAAAGGCACGGTAGTTGGTTTTCACAAAACTAGTAGCGATCGCATGACGCTGGTTTTTGAGGTTAACCAAATTGGCTACGAAATGCAAGTCCCACCCCGTTTAGCAGAACAGTTAAAACCACAGGCAGAAATCGTCCAAATCTTCACTCACTTACAAGTGCGAGAAGATCAAATGAGTTTGTACGGTTTTGCTTCAGCGGCAGAACGAGATTTGTTTCGGCAATTGGTCAGCGTAAATGGCATTGGAGCAGCTTTAGCGATCGCTCTTTTAGACACCTTGGGACTGCCAGACTTAGTGCAAGCGATCGTCACCGGTAATATCCGCGCCTTAGCCAAAACTCGCGGTGTCGGCAACAAAACCGCCGAACGCATTGCCTTAGAATTGAAAACCAAGCTGGCAGAATGGCGGCACTCGGCTGGCGTCGCCACTGCTCGTTCCGTAGGCCCTTCGCCAGAAATCGTAGAAGACGTAGAAATGACTCTCTTAGCTTTGGGATATACCAACAGCGAGGTGATGAAGGCATTAGAAGCCATTAGTCAGGATGGTTTAGTCGCGAAAAGTAAAGAAGCGGAAGAATGGATCAGGGCTGCGATCGCTTGGTTGAGCCAGTAA
- a CDS encoding alpha-amylase family glycosyl hydrolase — MTTTKSNKITSQVDSSAKLNKTNQESTKKDKASLVEFSLFAPYNKAASLIGSFSDWQEIPMEKGKDGYFRTNVELEDGVHQYKFRIQSKSWFFEPDQWVDVIDPYATDVDESQGVGNIRIKDGKRIVDTYVWKHDDKPLPQDRELVIYEMHIADFSGGEDDPNPRGKYKHAIEKLDYLCELGINAIELMPVKEYPGDYSWGYNPRYFFATETSYGTTEELKQFIDECHARGIRVIMDGIYNHSEASGPLTQIDHDYWYHHSPRDPDNSWGPEFNYEHYDENLDIKPAWKFIGDTVRFWIEEYHIDGIRYDAARQMANYDFMHWIVQETKKTASMKPFYNIAEYIPDTPSITNIDGPMDGCWHDSFYHCVVPHICGDMFDLERLKEVIDCKRRGYMGATNVVNYITNHDHNRVMVELGERNIFDEEAFKRIKLGAVILMTAIGVPLMWMGQEFGEYKPKSTDPSKIDWTLLQNDLNRGLFEYYKGLINLRKNNHALYTENIDFFHENPECKVFAYTRWNDEGSRVVVVANFSDSYLAGYTVPNFPADGNWHEWTYNYDVEAKDGQIMIDLAEYEAKVFVWQ; from the coding sequence ATGACAACTACCAAATCTAATAAAATAACTAGCCAAGTTGATTCTAGCGCAAAACTTAATAAGACTAATCAGGAAAGCACTAAAAAAGATAAAGCTAGTCTGGTTGAATTTAGCTTATTTGCTCCTTATAACAAAGCAGCATCCTTAATTGGGTCTTTTTCCGATTGGCAAGAAATCCCAATGGAAAAAGGTAAAGATGGTTATTTCCGCACCAATGTAGAACTAGAAGACGGAGTTCATCAATATAAATTTCGCATTCAATCAAAAAGCTGGTTCTTTGAACCAGATCAATGGGTAGATGTCATCGATCCTTATGCAACCGACGTTGATGAAAGCCAAGGAGTTGGCAACATCAGAATCAAAGACGGTAAAAGAATCGTCGATACATATGTTTGGAAACACGATGACAAACCGCTCCCGCAAGATCGTGAATTAGTTATTTATGAAATGCACATCGCTGACTTTTCTGGCGGTGAAGATGACCCCAATCCACGAGGCAAATACAAACACGCGATCGAAAAATTAGATTACCTTTGCGAACTGGGAATTAATGCCATCGAATTAATGCCAGTTAAAGAATATCCAGGCGATTACAGTTGGGGTTACAATCCCCGCTATTTTTTTGCCACAGAAACCAGCTATGGCACGACAGAAGAATTAAAACAATTCATTGACGAGTGCCATGCACGGGGTATTCGCGTCATCATGGACGGGATTTACAACCACTCGGAAGCATCTGGTCCCCTTACTCAAATCGATCACGATTATTGGTATCACCACTCTCCCCGCGATCCTGATAATAGCTGGGGGCCAGAATTTAACTACGAACATTATGACGAAAATCTAGACATTAAACCCGCCTGGAAATTCATCGGAGATACAGTCCGTTTTTGGATTGAAGAATATCACATTGATGGTATTCGCTATGATGCGGCACGGCAAATGGCCAATTACGACTTCATGCACTGGATCGTTCAAGAAACTAAAAAAACAGCTTCCATGAAGCCTTTTTATAATATTGCTGAATATATCCCCGATACACCATCTATTACTAACATTGACGGCCCAATGGATGGTTGCTGGCATGATAGTTTTTATCACTGCGTCGTACCACACATTTGCGGTGATATGTTCGATCTAGAGCGCCTCAAAGAAGTAATTGATTGCAAGCGCCGAGGTTATATGGGCGCTACAAATGTCGTCAATTACATCACAAATCACGATCACAATCGCGTCATGGTGGAGTTGGGAGAGCGCAATATTTTTGATGAAGAAGCTTTTAAGCGCATCAAACTGGGAGCCGTCATATTAATGACAGCTATTGGCGTCCCCTTAATGTGGATGGGACAAGAGTTTGGCGAATACAAACCAAAAAGTACCGACCCTTCCAAAATTGATTGGACGCTACTACAAAACGACCTAAATCGCGGTTTGTTTGAATACTACAAAGGATTAATTAACCTGCGGAAAAACAACCACGCTCTTTACACCGAGAACATTGACTTTTTCCATGAAAATCCAGAATGCAAAGTATTTGCTTACACGCGCTGGAATGATGAAGGCTCTCGTGTCGTAGTAGTAGCAAATTTCTCCGATAGCTATTTAGCCGGCTACACCGTTCCTAATTTTCCAGCCGATGGTAACTGGCATGAGTGGACATATAACTATGATGTGGAAGCTAAGGACGGCCAAATAATGATTGACTTAGCTGAGTACGAAGCAAAAGTGTTTGTTTGGCAGTAA
- a CDS encoding cyanophycin synthetase, translated as MIQDQLIETVRINARKTDAFDIFNLKYYIGPNPYLDSGAVVFDFGFTGHLPTLPIEEYALIIGERYPQIRNENYQSHAHLFARTVSEVGKLDMGLHLERWSYKQYPDYFRIGVESLHARTSRGVIYCVWDWFEAITQHDEDFSLENQIKKLQDVFRQSVYGGPTVYALLRTACQKGIPTFYLWDERLMQYGYGKKLIRGVATTFNNDSHLDSDFTTRKDDCKIFLNTFGFPVPKGDIVFSLGEAKIVAERIGYPVAVKPVVGHKGIGVTADVQNQEELEFAFGRALRAIPEEQAIEVIVEKSIKGADFRLLCVNGRFVAATERRPASVVGDGYSTIAELIKRENRKPERLDTPTSPMSKIQLDEAMEMYLSEQKLSLDSILAKDRIVYLRKVANLSSGGLSIDATRILHPDNIILAQDIAQHFSLTCLGIDVITQDISKSWKSGNFAILEINAAPGIFMHLNPAIGESVDVPSYILETFFKSGLDARIPLITFNRVSVQELQETIDHVLLHHPDWVIGAVCRDAVFINRSEKILHKDYNTNVQNLLRNPKLDLLLAEYPEEILERDGMFYQGSNVVVLDNPTETEMMLVRDIDEDSIVVVKEQNNVSIRGKGLIEQYSLGAEEPFKRVYLKEITKIL; from the coding sequence ATGATTCAAGACCAACTAATCGAAACAGTACGCATTAATGCCAGAAAAACAGATGCTTTCGATATTTTCAACTTGAAGTATTACATTGGCCCAAACCCCTACTTAGATAGTGGGGCGGTAGTGTTTGATTTTGGTTTCACCGGGCATTTACCAACTTTACCTATTGAGGAATATGCCTTAATTATTGGAGAACGTTACCCACAAATACGCAATGAAAATTACCAATCCCATGCTCATCTGTTTGCTCGAACAGTCTCAGAAGTAGGAAAACTCGACATGGGTTTACACCTCGAACGGTGGAGTTATAAACAATATCCTGACTATTTTAGGATTGGGGTTGAATCACTTCATGCCCGTACCAGCCGAGGGGTAATTTATTGTGTTTGGGATTGGTTTGAAGCGATTACTCAGCATGATGAAGACTTTTCGTTAGAAAATCAGATCAAAAAGCTTCAGGATGTCTTTCGGCAATCTGTTTATGGTGGGCCGACAGTCTACGCTTTGTTACGTACTGCTTGCCAAAAAGGAATTCCCACCTTTTATTTGTGGGATGAAAGACTCATGCAATACGGCTATGGAAAAAAATTAATTCGTGGGGTAGCAACCACTTTTAATAACGATAGTCATTTAGATTCGGATTTTACTACCCGTAAAGATGACTGTAAGATTTTTTTAAATACATTTGGTTTTCCAGTTCCGAAAGGTGATATTGTTTTCTCTTTGGGAGAAGCAAAGATCGTAGCAGAAAGAATTGGTTACCCAGTAGCAGTTAAACCTGTAGTCGGACACAAAGGAATTGGGGTGACAGCAGACGTGCAAAACCAAGAAGAATTAGAATTTGCTTTTGGTAGAGCGCTCAGAGCAATTCCTGAAGAACAAGCAATCGAAGTAATTGTCGAAAAAAGTATCAAAGGGGCAGATTTTCGACTGCTATGCGTTAATGGCAGATTCGTAGCTGCTACGGAACGTCGTCCGGCTTCTGTAGTTGGGGATGGTTATTCAACTATTGCCGAATTAATTAAGCGAGAGAATCGCAAGCCGGAACGTTTGGATACACCCACTTCACCGATGAGTAAAATTCAGTTGGATGAAGCGATGGAGATGTATTTATCCGAACAAAAACTATCGTTAGATAGCATACTAGCTAAAGATAGGATAGTTTATTTGCGAAAAGTAGCTAATCTATCATCTGGTGGTTTAAGCATAGATGCAACTCGCATACTTCACCCTGATAATATTATCCTGGCACAAGATATCGCGCAGCATTTTAGTTTGACTTGCTTGGGTATTGATGTCATTACTCAAGATATTTCTAAGTCTTGGAAATCTGGTAATTTCGCTATTTTAGAAATCAATGCCGCACCAGGAATTTTCATGCACTTAAACCCAGCTATTGGGGAAAGCGTTGATGTACCATCTTACATTTTAGAAACCTTTTTTAAGTCTGGTTTGGATGCCAGAATACCTTTAATTACCTTCAATCGGGTTTCAGTTCAAGAATTGCAAGAAACGATCGATCATGTTCTTCTCCATCATCCCGACTGGGTAATTGGCGCAGTTTGCCGAGATGCAGTTTTTATCAACCGCTCGGAAAAAATTCTCCACAAGGATTACAACACGAACGTGCAAAATTTGCTACGCAATCCTAAACTAGATTTGCTCCTAGCCGAGTACCCAGAAGAGATTTTGGAAAGAGACGGAATGTTTTACCAAGGTAGCAATGTAGTAGTGCTGGATAATCCAACAGAGACTGAAATGATGCTGGTGCGAGATATTGATGAAGACTCGATCGTTGTTGTGAAGGAACAAAACAATGTTTCGATTCGAGGAAAAGGTTTAATAGAACAGTATAGCCTGGGAGCGGAAGAACCTTTTAAGCGGGTTTATCTCAAGGAAATTACGAAGATTTTGTAA
- a CDS encoding cyanophycinase — protein MSSSQASGQLLIIGGAEDREGDCKILREFIRAAGGVKARVAVMTAATSLPREVGDDYTRIFERLGAEDVKVIDTQYREDASRSEYLEIIQNATGVFFTGGDQARIISLIKDSELDQAIHKRYAEGIVVGGTSAGAAMMPDVMIVEGESETNPRVDTVALGPGMAFLPGIVVDQHFSQRGRLGRLVSALTQQPAVLGIGIDENTSVLVQNNQFTVIGAGAVTVVDVAEITHENLDGLLKDEALAICGAKLHILPEGYRFNLETRKPIFSHLTTQAA, from the coding sequence ATGTCTTCAAGTCAAGCCAGTGGTCAACTACTCATTATTGGTGGTGCGGAGGATAGAGAAGGTGATTGTAAAATTCTGCGAGAGTTTATTCGCGCTGCTGGAGGTGTTAAGGCCAGAGTTGCCGTTATGACTGCTGCAACAAGTCTACCTAGAGAAGTAGGAGATGATTATACTAGAATATTTGAGCGGTTAGGGGCTGAAGATGTTAAAGTAATCGACACGCAATATCGAGAAGATGCTAGCAGAAGTGAGTATTTAGAAATAATTCAAAATGCTACAGGTGTATTCTTTACAGGGGGAGATCAAGCCCGCATTATCAGCTTAATTAAAGACAGTGAACTAGATCAAGCTATTCATAAACGTTATGCAGAAGGAATCGTTGTGGGAGGCACGAGTGCTGGTGCTGCTATGATGCCTGATGTGATGATTGTTGAAGGGGAATCTGAAACCAATCCTCGCGTTGATACAGTAGCTTTAGGCCCTGGTATGGCTTTTTTACCGGGAATTGTAGTAGACCAGCATTTTTCGCAACGGGGAAGGTTGGGAAGGTTGGTTTCAGCCTTAACGCAGCAGCCAGCAGTTTTGGGAATTGGTATTGATGAAAATACCTCTGTACTAGTGCAGAATAACCAGTTCACCGTGATTGGTGCTGGTGCTGTTACTGTGGTTGATGTGGCAGAAATAACTCATGAAAATTTGGACGGACTTTTAAAGGATGAAGCTTTAGCGATTTGCGGCGCGAAGCTACATATTTTGCCAGAAGGATATCGCTTTAATTTGGAAACTCGAAAGCCGATATTCAGTCATCTTACTACTCAAGCTGCATAA
- a CDS encoding alpha-amylase family glycosyl hydrolase: MASAIEFQLFAPNNKESALIGSFSNWKEIPMEKDKNGYFYTVVNLDDGVYQYKFRVRSQSPSFQNDQWVEVIDPYAADVDEHKKNAVIRIKDGKRLIDDYIWQHDDKLLPDNHQLVIYEMHVADFSSGEIDRDKKGRYLDAIAKLDHLSELGINAIELMPINEYPGDYSWGYKVRHFFATESSYGSTEDLKRFIDECHARNIRVILDGIYNHTDEECPLLMIDRNYWYYEHLHYPEDPGNYWGPEFNYNNYDEKLDIKPAWKFIGDVVRFWVQEYHIDGIRFDAVRQLNNYEFLEWIGKEAKKAAAPKPFYNIAEHIPDTSKVVSPEGPLDACWHESFRYYIVPHICGEKFELEKLKEVLDPKQQGYAVSTNVINYLATHDREHTMRELGDRGIFGEDAFRRTKLGAVLLLTAMGVPMLWMGEEFGEHKRKSETVTQPKKIAWPLLERPENRSLFEYYKRLITLRKQNLALQHDRIEFFHEDPDNKVLAYVRWDDRGNRVVVAINFSDRYLPNYRIPHFPAPGKWLDWMSDGHLEAGDDNLAIDLPEYEAKVLVHQY; encoded by the coding sequence ATGGCGTCTGCGATCGAATTTCAATTATTTGCTCCCAATAACAAAGAATCAGCCTTGATTGGCTCTTTTTCCAATTGGAAAGAAATTCCAATGGAGAAAGATAAAAATGGTTATTTCTATACCGTAGTAAATCTAGATGATGGTGTTTATCAATATAAATTTCGAGTCCGATCGCAAAGCCCATCTTTTCAAAATGACCAATGGGTAGAAGTAATAGATCCCTATGCAGCGGACGTGGATGAACATAAAAAAAATGCTGTTATAAGAATTAAAGATGGCAAGCGACTTATTGATGATTATATTTGGCAACATGATGACAAATTGTTACCAGATAATCATCAATTAGTTATTTACGAGATGCACGTAGCTGATTTTTCGAGCGGAGAAATAGATCGAGATAAAAAAGGTAGGTATTTAGATGCGATCGCAAAATTAGATCACCTAAGTGAATTAGGGATTAATGCGATCGAGTTAATGCCAATTAACGAGTATCCTGGCGATTATAGCTGGGGTTATAAAGTGCGTCATTTCTTTGCTACTGAATCCAGTTATGGTTCTACTGAAGATTTAAAACGTTTTATTGATGAATGTCATGCTAGAAATATTCGAGTTATTCTTGATGGAATTTACAACCATACGGACGAAGAATGCCCCTTGTTGATGATAGATCGTAATTACTGGTATTACGAGCATCTGCACTACCCGGAAGACCCCGGCAATTATTGGGGGCCTGAATTTAATTACAACAACTATGATGAAAAATTAGATATTAAACCAGCTTGGAAATTTATCGGTGATGTAGTGCGATTTTGGGTGCAAGAATACCATATTGATGGAATTCGTTTTGATGCAGTACGTCAATTAAATAATTACGAATTTTTAGAATGGATTGGCAAGGAAGCGAAAAAAGCTGCCGCACCTAAACCTTTTTACAATATTGCCGAACACATTCCCGATACGAGTAAGGTAGTGAGTCCTGAAGGGCCACTTGATGCCTGTTGGCACGAAAGTTTTCGATATTATATAGTTCCCCATATTTGTGGAGAAAAATTTGAATTAGAAAAACTCAAAGAGGTTCTAGACCCAAAGCAACAGGGATATGCTGTTAGTACTAACGTAATTAATTATTTGGCTACCCACGATCGCGAACATACGATGAGAGAATTAGGCGATCGCGGTATTTTCGGTGAAGATGCTTTTCGACGAACTAAATTAGGTGCTGTTTTGTTACTGACCGCAATGGGTGTACCCATGCTGTGGATGGGAGAAGAATTTGGCGAACACAAGCGAAAAAGCGAAACAGTAACTCAGCCGAAGAAAATAGCATGGCCTTTATTGGAAAGGCCGGAAAATCGCAGTTTATTCGAGTATTACAAACGGTTGATAACTCTCCGTAAACAAAATTTGGCTCTTCAACACGATCGCATAGAATTTTTTCATGAAGATCCCGACAACAAAGTGCTAGCCTACGTTCGTTGGGACGATCGCGGTAACCGCGTTGTAGTAGCAATCAACTTCTCAGATCGATATTTGCCAAATTACCGAATTCCTCATTTCCCTGCGCCTGGAAAATGGCTAGATTGGATGAGTGACGGTCACTTAGAAGCTGGAGATGATAATTTGGCGATCGACTTACCGGAATATGAAGCCAAAGTTTTAGTTCATCAGTACTAA
- the rpsO gene encoding 30S ribosomal protein S15, translating to MALTQERKQQLITEYQVHETDTGSADVQIAILTERINRLSDHLKNNKSDHASRRGLLKLIGQRKRLLSYINKENKERYQALIGRLGIRG from the coding sequence ATGGCCCTCACGCAAGAGCGTAAACAACAACTCATTACTGAATACCAAGTTCACGAAACTGACACGGGATCGGCAGATGTGCAAATCGCTATTTTAACCGAGCGCATCAACCGTCTCAGCGACCATTTGAAAAATAACAAGAGCGATCACGCTTCTCGACGGGGATTGTTAAAGCTGATCGGTCAACGCAAGCGTCTGCTGTCCTACATTAATAAAGAAAATAAAGAGCGCTATCAAGCATTAATCGGTCGCCTGGGCATTCGTGGTTAA
- a CDS encoding PAM68 family protein, translating to MPSEPQPTTKADNTKKDSSPGKERLPFEPKKNRHKTAKNAPGNPVAVKKQNKLPSASQADTAIPEAVSRRMLRRMAIFSGVPSSLGIATFIVSYIVISHAWFKLPNSAVVLVSMGFFGLGVLGLSYGVLSASWDEEKLGSIWGWEQFTVNWGRMTAAWRSSKEKN from the coding sequence ATGCCATCAGAACCTCAACCCACTACCAAAGCAGACAATACGAAAAAAGACTCTTCCCCAGGTAAAGAGCGATTACCGTTTGAACCGAAGAAAAATCGCCATAAAACGGCTAAAAATGCTCCAGGAAATCCGGTGGCGGTTAAAAAACAAAACAAATTGCCATCGGCTTCACAAGCAGACACCGCAATCCCAGAAGCCGTTAGTCGGCGTATGCTAAGGCGAATGGCTATTTTTTCCGGTGTACCCTCTTCTTTGGGTATTGCTACTTTTATTGTCAGCTACATCGTAATTAGCCATGCCTGGTTTAAACTGCCCAATTCAGCAGTAGTACTGGTAAGTATGGGCTTTTTTGGTCTGGGTGTCTTGGGGTTGAGCTATGGTGTTCTTTCTGCATCTTGGGATGAAGAAAAACTAGGCAGTATTTGGGGCTGGGAGCAGTTTACCGTTAATTGGGGACGAATGACCGCAGCATGGCGATCGAGCAAGGAAAAAAACTAA
- the aroF gene encoding 3-deoxy-7-phosphoheptulonate synthase → MIVVMKIGSPEVEIARVSEELSTWGLSPEKIVGKHKVVIGLVGETADLDPLQIQEISPWIEQVLRVEQPFKRASLEYRHGEPSEVIVSTPNGPVPIGLHHPLVVVAGPCSVENEEMIVETARKVKAAGAHFLRGGAYKPRTSPYAFQGHGESALELLAAARAATGLGIITELMDAADLEVLGEYADVIQIGARNMQNFSLLKKVGAQPKPVLLKRGMAATIEDWLMAAEYILAAGNPNVILCERGIRTFDRQYARNTLDLSAIPVLRSLTHLPIMIDPSHGTGRAEYVPSMAMAAIAGGADSLMIEVHPNPAKALSDGPQSLTPERFERLMQELAVVGKAMNRWPQPVAAALA, encoded by the coding sequence ATGATCGTAGTAATGAAAATCGGCTCTCCAGAAGTCGAGATTGCTCGTGTTAGCGAAGAACTCTCTACTTGGGGGCTATCACCGGAAAAAATTGTTGGGAAACATAAAGTAGTAATTGGCTTAGTTGGGGAAACTGCCGATCTCGATCCCCTGCAAATCCAAGAAATTAGCCCTTGGATCGAGCAAGTACTGCGAGTGGAACAGCCATTTAAACGGGCTAGCTTAGAATACCGTCACGGCGAACCGTCAGAAGTGATAGTTTCTACTCCTAATGGGCCAGTTCCGATCGGTTTACATCATCCCTTAGTAGTTGTTGCTGGGCCTTGTTCCGTAGAAAATGAGGAAATGATCGTAGAAACGGCACGGAAGGTCAAAGCAGCTGGGGCGCATTTCCTGCGTGGTGGTGCTTACAAACCTCGGACTTCTCCCTATGCCTTCCAAGGACATGGTGAAAGTGCGCTGGAGTTACTCGCCGCCGCCCGTGCAGCGACTGGTCTCGGTATTATTACCGAATTAATGGATGCTGCCGATCTAGAAGTTCTAGGCGAATATGCGGATGTCATCCAAATTGGGGCCCGCAATATGCAGAATTTCTCCTTACTCAAAAAAGTTGGGGCGCAACCAAAGCCAGTTCTCCTCAAACGAGGTATGGCTGCTACGATTGAAGATTGGTTGATGGCAGCCGAGTATATTTTGGCAGCTGGCAATCCGAACGTAATTCTCTGCGAGCGCGGTATTCGCACGTTCGATCGCCAATACGCACGCAATACTTTAGATTTATCTGCGATCCCGGTTTTACGCAGTCTCACCCACCTACCGATCATGATCGATCCCAGTCACGGTACTGGTCGTGCCGAATACGTACCTTCAATGGCAATGGCTGCGATCGCTGGCGGTGCAGACTCTCTGATGATTGAAGTTCACCCCAATCCTGCTAAAGCTTTATCTGATGGGCCGCAATCCCTTACTCCAGAACGGTTTGAGCGTTTGATGCAAGAATTGGCTGTCGTAGGCAAAGCAATGAATCGTTGGCCACAGCCCGTTGCTGCCGCTTTAGCATAA
- a CDS encoding DUF1257 domain-containing protein — protein sequence MSHFSTLRTKITDAEILKTSLRDLGISVKSNADVRGYNGQRVRADLVAVLEGEYDLGWSRNSDGTFDLIADLWGVAKKHNQTELINSINQKYAVNKTLAEVKQRGLQNANVKLVVQK from the coding sequence ATGTCTCACTTTAGCACACTGCGTACCAAAATCACCGATGCCGAAATCCTGAAAACTTCTCTGCGTGACTTGGGCATCTCTGTAAAGTCGAACGCTGATGTTCGTGGCTATAATGGCCAGCGCGTTCGGGCTGACTTGGTTGCAGTTTTAGAAGGCGAATACGATCTGGGCTGGTCTCGTAACAGCGACGGTACTTTTGACCTGATTGCCGACTTGTGGGGTGTTGCTAAGAAACACAACCAAACAGAACTGATTAATTCTATCAATCAGAAGTACGCTGTGAATAAGACTCTGGCAGAAGTAAAACAGCGTGGTCTGCAAAATGCCAATGTTAAGTTGGTCGTGCAAAAATAA